The following coding sequences lie in one Nitratireductor mangrovi genomic window:
- a CDS encoding acetate--CoA ligase family protein has protein sequence MLNASRSLDRIFAPKSIVVVGASNDPRRIGGRPLRYLRDHGFDGDVYGVNPKYDEVQGRPCLPDIASLPDGIDLAVLMLASAHVIDAVRACGAKGIAGCVVTAAGFAEAGPEGRVRQEELARVAAECGVRLIGPNTIGFRNHNTAVYATFGTDIDSGVRPGNVAVVAQSGGLGGYLGAAQLRDRGVGTRWMIDTGNEADIDCAECVEFLSREPGISVIGLIIEGCRDSTLLLESIATARHRGIPVVVLKIGRSEAGAQSVQLHTGALSGQDAVWDAALAAAGAIRARDEAHFIDLVRILDMPKKPAGSNLGIVTLSGGVATVLLDAAERSDIAVPPVGPPPPDLKARLPLVGFSNPLDASGQMANTPDGLEPLIDYMLGQDSVDVVVVWLAYALLSDVLGPVMAEGVTNAALRSDKPVIVCGMATPELTEQLIKDGVALTPYPTTTVEVLADCLRQPLPQEPLRTEFAPAAVGEEQIVTGSEAEALLPGVPFAQQYVVADREAAGAVLHTVEAPAVFKADVPGLAHKSDIGLVRLGIQSRAEAEDAYEALQLALEKAGLAGEILAQRQYAGLELFVGASRDAVFGPTITLGLGGIFVEVFEDTVTLLAPCSRDNALEAMRRLKGWPLLEGVRGRKPVNLEAFAALVETVSRLVAETPEIAGVDLNPVIATANAVVAVDVVVKKTR, from the coding sequence ATGTTGAACGCCAGCCGCAGTCTGGACCGTATCTTCGCCCCGAAGTCGATCGTCGTGGTTGGCGCAAGCAATGATCCGCGCCGGATCGGCGGTCGACCACTCCGCTATTTGCGCGATCATGGCTTCGACGGCGACGTCTACGGCGTCAATCCAAAGTATGACGAGGTACAGGGACGTCCATGTCTCCCGGACATCGCAAGTCTGCCCGACGGTATCGATCTCGCTGTACTGATGCTGGCAAGCGCCCATGTGATCGACGCGGTTCGCGCATGCGGCGCGAAAGGCATAGCCGGTTGTGTCGTGACAGCGGCGGGCTTCGCCGAGGCGGGGCCCGAAGGGCGCGTACGGCAGGAGGAGCTTGCCAGGGTGGCCGCAGAATGCGGCGTACGCCTTATCGGCCCGAACACGATCGGCTTCCGTAATCACAACACTGCCGTTTACGCCACATTCGGCACCGACATCGACAGCGGCGTACGCCCCGGAAACGTAGCCGTCGTCGCGCAGAGCGGCGGGCTGGGCGGGTATCTGGGCGCGGCGCAGCTCCGGGATCGGGGTGTCGGAACCCGTTGGATGATCGATACCGGCAACGAGGCCGATATCGATTGCGCGGAGTGCGTGGAGTTTCTTTCCCGCGAGCCCGGAATAAGCGTGATCGGCCTCATCATCGAAGGCTGCCGCGACTCCACCCTGTTGCTGGAATCCATCGCTACCGCCCGCCACCGCGGCATTCCGGTGGTGGTGCTGAAAATCGGCCGTTCGGAAGCCGGGGCGCAGTCGGTTCAGCTTCACACCGGCGCACTATCGGGCCAGGACGCGGTATGGGATGCGGCGCTTGCGGCTGCCGGCGCGATACGGGCGCGCGACGAGGCGCATTTCATCGACCTCGTGCGGATCCTCGACATGCCGAAGAAACCAGCTGGTTCCAATTTGGGCATCGTCACGCTGTCAGGCGGTGTTGCCACCGTTCTCCTCGATGCAGCCGAGCGATCTGACATAGCGGTTCCGCCGGTCGGTCCCCCGCCTCCCGACCTGAAGGCGCGATTGCCGCTGGTCGGATTTTCCAATCCACTCGACGCCTCCGGGCAGATGGCAAATACGCCCGACGGGCTCGAGCCGCTGATCGACTACATGCTCGGGCAGGACAGCGTCGATGTCGTTGTGGTCTGGCTGGCCTACGCGCTGTTGTCGGATGTGCTGGGGCCGGTCATGGCGGAGGGCGTCACCAACGCCGCGTTACGATCGGACAAACCGGTCATCGTTTGCGGAATGGCTACGCCCGAACTGACTGAGCAACTGATCAAAGACGGCGTGGCGCTGACGCCATACCCGACGACGACCGTCGAGGTGCTCGCGGATTGCCTCCGGCAGCCCCTTCCCCAAGAACCGCTCCGAACCGAGTTCGCACCCGCGGCGGTAGGCGAGGAGCAGATCGTCACCGGCTCCGAGGCGGAAGCCTTGCTTCCGGGCGTTCCATTCGCACAGCAATATGTCGTCGCCGACCGCGAAGCGGCAGGAGCCGTACTGCATACCGTCGAAGCGCCCGCGGTTTTCAAAGCCGACGTGCCGGGGCTGGCGCACAAGTCCGACATCGGGCTGGTGCGGCTGGGGATCCAGTCGCGAGCAGAGGCCGAGGATGCATACGAGGCCTTGCAATTGGCGCTGGAGAAGGCCGGGTTGGCCGGCGAAATTCTGGCGCAGCGTCAGTATGCGGGACTTGAACTTTTCGTGGGGGCGAGCCGGGACGCGGTGTTCGGACCCACCATCACACTCGGTCTCGGCGGCATCTTCGTGGAAGTCTTCGAGGACACGGTCACGCTGCTGGCGCCATGCAGCAGGGACAACGCTCTGGAGGCCATGCGCAGGTTGAAGGGCTGGCCGCTGCTGGAGGGCGTCCGGGGTAGAAAACCCGTCAATCTTGAAGCATTTGCCGCGTTGGTCGAGACGGTGTCGCGGCTTGTGGCGGAGACCCCGGAGATTGCCGGCGTGGACCTGAATCCAGTCATCGCCACCGCCAACGCCGTGGTTGCGGTGGATGTCGTCGTCAAGAAAACCCGCTGA
- a CDS encoding enoyl-CoA hydratase/isomerase family protein, translating to MSKQVVLTFSNDVATIELNRPEKLNAVGQELADALEAAVEEVAAQGARCAVISGRGRAFCVGADLGGGNKDDPVAAEAWINRIVTLLNGVQQLPCPLVSYVHGYALGLGASLAMAADLVLATDEAQFGFPEVHHGLVPGVTMALLAERVNILTAGEIILFGERFDASKAAQYGLVNEVVPVSDGQSALDDWTQRLSRGSPMAMRASKRLLREMLSLTPKSRMAAGADAVLVGRQTEDAKEGFVAFRDKRKPRWAP from the coding sequence ATGAGCAAGCAAGTCGTCCTAACATTTTCGAACGATGTCGCAACCATCGAACTCAACCGTCCGGAAAAGCTCAATGCTGTCGGCCAGGAGCTCGCCGACGCCTTGGAAGCGGCGGTCGAAGAAGTCGCCGCGCAGGGTGCGCGCTGCGCTGTCATCAGCGGCCGCGGGCGGGCCTTCTGCGTCGGCGCCGATCTTGGTGGCGGCAACAAGGATGACCCTGTCGCGGCCGAGGCCTGGATCAACCGCATTGTCACCCTGCTGAATGGAGTGCAGCAACTGCCCTGCCCGCTCGTTTCCTACGTCCATGGATATGCACTTGGCCTGGGCGCTTCTCTCGCGATGGCCGCGGATCTGGTCCTCGCCACGGATGAAGCCCAGTTCGGCTTTCCGGAGGTCCATCACGGACTGGTGCCGGGGGTGACGATGGCGCTGCTTGCAGAGCGTGTGAACATCCTCACCGCAGGTGAAATCATCCTGTTCGGCGAGCGGTTCGACGCGAGCAAAGCCGCGCAATATGGGCTCGTGAACGAGGTGGTTCCCGTCAGCGATGGGCAGAGCGCGCTGGATGACTGGACGCAGCGGCTGAGCCGCGGCAGTCCGATGGCTATGCGCGCATCCAAGAGGCTCTTGCGCGAAATGCTGTCGCTGACGCCGAAATCCCGGATGGCAGCCGGCGCTGACGCAGTGCTTGTCGGCCGCCAGACCGAAGACGCGAAGGAAGGGTTTGTCGCGTTTCGGGACAAACGGAAGCCGCGATGGGCGCCGTGA
- a CDS encoding branched-chain amino acid ABC transporter permease, giving the protein MDLALQLMVVGLSQAAIYSMVATGFGLVLAVSHIFHFAHAAVFALAGFLAYALIMQVGMPFWLGFVITVALTVAAGLLIQFFIYTPLKRRNAGTFALVLASIGIQFAIENLIALGWGTGGRYLENPFGGVFYEIGAVVISLTDIITLAVAIGGFGATMLFLKATRIGRAMMAYADNPTMAEVVGINPTLVSAIAITIASLLVVPGAIATGWYSSLVPTMGLTPLLYAVAAVVVGGIGSTVGAFLGAFMLGLLAAMISLQLPAFWSDTIAFLIMMVVVVWRPSGLLGNASAARAAR; this is encoded by the coding sequence ATGGATCTCGCCCTGCAGCTAATGGTGGTCGGCCTGTCACAAGCCGCGATATATTCAATGGTGGCGACCGGTTTTGGCCTTGTGCTTGCGGTATCCCATATCTTTCATTTCGCTCACGCTGCGGTTTTCGCTCTTGCGGGCTTTCTCGCCTATGCGTTGATCATGCAAGTGGGAATGCCGTTCTGGCTGGGATTTGTGATAACGGTCGCCCTGACCGTTGCAGCCGGACTCCTGATACAGTTCTTCATCTACACGCCATTGAAGCGACGGAACGCCGGCACTTTCGCGCTCGTGCTCGCCTCGATCGGCATCCAGTTTGCGATCGAAAACCTCATCGCACTTGGATGGGGTACCGGCGGGCGATATCTTGAAAATCCGTTCGGCGGGGTTTTCTACGAGATCGGGGCAGTGGTCATATCGCTGACCGACATCATTACACTTGCCGTTGCGATCGGTGGTTTCGGCGCAACAATGCTCTTTCTTAAGGCAACCCGGATCGGCCGCGCCATGATGGCCTACGCGGACAACCCAACAATGGCTGAGGTCGTCGGCATCAATCCCACGCTTGTGAGCGCAATCGCCATCACCATCGCCTCGCTGCTTGTAGTCCCTGGCGCAATCGCGACAGGCTGGTATTCAAGCCTCGTGCCAACGATGGGCCTAACGCCGCTGCTTTACGCTGTCGCAGCGGTTGTGGTGGGCGGTATAGGAAGCACTGTCGGCGCCTTCCTCGGCGCGTTCATGCTCGGCCTGCTCGCTGCGATGATCAGCCTGCAACTGCCCGCATTCTGGTCGGACACGATTGCATTTCTCATCATGATGGTTGTGGTGGTGTGGCGGCCTAGCGGACTCCTCGGCAATGCCAGCGCCGCAAGAGCCGCCAGATGA
- a CDS encoding ABC transporter substrate-binding protein has product MLFEKRKAPKLAVVGAVFAATMAVASLAAAQETVHKIAITFPLTGIAASQGEVASKAVNLAVKEINESGMLGEGARMEPFFFDSQAKPDVGVRALQQAISIEDVPYALTGYSGVSLAQAPVAERNERLLVNVGGASPALSDLSPWFFNAIPLTHLQAPVLARYLAEELGEEKVALIYRDDDLGRGIQQVLAPAMEAFGGDVVAEESFLPGAHDFRLQLSRIRAANPDVVYIGGVATEVGAIIAQGTSLGLTPRWASYGAYNHKSTIELGGEAANGGVYTNPSNFGPDLEPFPAYQKMREAWEAEYGSTDDLDYVASQFYMGTRLYAELIKRLKEAGQDVTPANMRDLMDDAVFEDTVTGGMSFDEERNAITSIAIYHLKDGKFAPITVYTAGQVREINEVMHNN; this is encoded by the coding sequence ATGCTCTTTGAAAAACGAAAGGCGCCGAAGCTAGCGGTGGTCGGCGCGGTCTTCGCCGCAACGATGGCAGTTGCGAGTCTAGCTGCAGCGCAAGAGACCGTGCACAAGATCGCGATCACTTTCCCACTGACCGGCATCGCCGCCTCGCAAGGTGAAGTCGCGTCGAAGGCGGTCAATCTTGCCGTCAAGGAGATCAACGAAAGTGGGATGCTAGGCGAAGGCGCCCGGATGGAGCCGTTTTTTTTCGATTCGCAGGCAAAGCCGGATGTGGGCGTTCGCGCGTTGCAGCAAGCGATTTCGATCGAGGACGTGCCCTATGCTTTGACGGGCTACAGCGGCGTATCTCTCGCTCAGGCGCCGGTTGCCGAAAGGAACGAGCGGCTACTGGTCAATGTCGGGGGAGCCTCGCCAGCACTGTCTGACTTGTCACCGTGGTTTTTCAACGCCATTCCGCTGACGCATCTCCAGGCACCGGTGCTTGCGCGCTACCTCGCTGAGGAGCTCGGCGAGGAGAAGGTCGCTCTGATCTACCGCGACGACGACCTTGGCCGGGGTATTCAGCAAGTGCTTGCTCCAGCCATGGAAGCCTTCGGCGGTGACGTGGTGGCCGAGGAGTCGTTCCTGCCTGGTGCCCACGATTTCCGCCTTCAGCTGTCGCGAATTCGCGCTGCAAATCCTGATGTCGTCTATATCGGCGGTGTCGCGACCGAAGTGGGCGCCATCATCGCGCAGGGTACGAGCCTGGGGCTTACGCCTCGGTGGGCGAGCTACGGCGCGTACAATCATAAGTCGACTATCGAATTGGGCGGCGAAGCCGCCAATGGCGGCGTTTACACAAACCCGTCGAATTTTGGACCGGACCTAGAGCCTTTTCCGGCCTACCAGAAAATGAGGGAGGCATGGGAGGCAGAATACGGCTCGACCGATGATCTCGATTACGTCGCTTCGCAATTCTACATGGGCACACGCCTCTATGCAGAGTTGATCAAGCGTCTGAAGGAAGCGGGTCAGGACGTGACTCCAGCCAACATGCGCGACTTGATGGATGATGCCGTGTTTGAGGATACGGTGACTGGCGGAATGTCGTTTGACGAGGAGCGTAACGCCATCACGTCTATTGCCATCTACCATCTCAAAGATGGCAAGTTCGCGCCGATAACCGTCTACACGGCAGGTCAGGTGCGCGAAATCAACGAGGTGATGCACAACAACTGA
- a CDS encoding PaaI family thioesterase, giving the protein MEVTDSSAIGSWPDKMRQLYDASPIHAYMGFTLKEVGDGEVTVVLAAKPEFVNGIGVIHGGVITAGLDSAILQSVRSRCADGDRLTTVELKVNFLEGAHPPRLVFRGRAVRVGGSLGVALGDAYDENKNHVATAMGTISIRRR; this is encoded by the coding sequence ATGGAAGTGACAGATAGCTCGGCAATTGGGTCCTGGCCGGACAAGATGCGCCAACTCTACGACGCTTCCCCAATCCATGCCTATATGGGCTTCACCTTGAAAGAAGTCGGCGACGGCGAGGTCACGGTGGTGCTGGCGGCCAAGCCGGAGTTCGTTAACGGCATCGGGGTCATACACGGCGGTGTGATAACCGCGGGGCTCGATTCGGCCATTCTTCAATCGGTGCGCTCGCGCTGCGCCGACGGAGACCGGTTGACGACCGTCGAACTCAAGGTGAACTTTCTCGAAGGCGCACATCCGCCGCGGCTGGTCTTCAGAGGACGAGCCGTTCGTGTCGGTGGCAGCCTAGGTGTCGCTCTGGGCGATGCCTATGACGAAAACAAAAACCACGTGGCCACGGCAATGGGCACGATCTCGATCCGCCGGCGATGA
- a CDS encoding alcohol dehydrogenase catalytic domain-containing protein — translation MSSRAAIPESMNALLLSRFGGPEQLVPSVRPVPKPGPGEVLIRVAYCGICRHDLLTRSGAFAKTPLPVIPGHQIGGTIVSLGSGVTGVQTGQRVSSLIRIGCGNCAQCRGGNEAYCETFRARFLGEDLDGGYAEFVKIPDHAVIPLPDGLPLETAAVASCTFGTAYHAIQTRGQAQPGETVVVTGASGGVGLHALELLRHFGCRCIAVTSSGEKSELLHQAGADEVITSEDLIFADQVKALTGGSGCDLVIEVVGERTLDQSIRALRKGGRVVLTGNITGKKAQITPAHFILKEISLIGTRTCTKTELQEVYELLVSGAIRVHVDRIFPLEKGPEAHALMEAGASQGRYVLEA, via the coding sequence GTGAGTTCGCGCGCCGCGATACCAGAATCGATGAATGCGCTGTTGCTGAGCCGTTTCGGCGGACCCGAGCAACTGGTGCCAAGCGTTCGCCCCGTGCCGAAACCAGGGCCGGGCGAGGTACTGATCCGCGTCGCCTATTGCGGCATCTGCCGGCACGATCTGCTGACGCGCTCCGGCGCATTCGCAAAGACACCACTTCCAGTTATTCCCGGTCACCAGATCGGTGGAACAATCGTTTCGCTTGGTTCAGGCGTCACCGGCGTCCAGACGGGTCAACGCGTATCCTCCCTTATACGCATCGGCTGTGGCAACTGCGCGCAGTGCCGCGGCGGCAACGAGGCGTACTGTGAAACTTTTCGCGCTCGCTTTCTCGGCGAGGATCTGGACGGGGGTTACGCTGAATTCGTGAAGATTCCCGACCACGCGGTGATACCGCTCCCCGACGGCCTACCCCTTGAAACCGCCGCCGTTGCTAGTTGCACGTTCGGGACGGCCTATCACGCCATACAGACGCGCGGTCAGGCGCAGCCTGGCGAAACCGTTGTCGTGACCGGTGCCAGCGGCGGGGTTGGGCTGCATGCGCTCGAGTTGTTGCGCCATTTCGGCTGCAGATGCATTGCAGTGACCTCCAGCGGGGAAAAGTCGGAGCTGCTTCACCAGGCTGGCGCCGACGAGGTCATTACCTCTGAGGATCTGATATTTGCCGATCAAGTGAAGGCGCTTACGGGCGGGAGTGGTTGCGACCTCGTCATCGAAGTCGTGGGGGAGCGGACTCTCGATCAGTCCATTCGAGCGCTCCGCAAAGGCGGACGGGTGGTGCTCACCGGAAACATCACCGGCAAGAAGGCGCAGATCACGCCAGCCCATTTCATCCTAAAGGAAATCAGTCTGATCGGAACCCGCACCTGCACCAAAACTGAGTTGCAGGAAGTTTACGAACTTCTCGTGTCCGGTGCGATACGCGTCCATGTGGACCGGATATTCCCGTTGGAAAAAGGACCGGAGGCGCATGCGCTAATGGAAGCAGGTGCCTCCCAAGGGCGTTATGTGCTGGAGGCATGA
- a CDS encoding DUF3870 domain-containing protein: MAIEEPTILLTGYAPAPKGTVMQEKQRLFGVVLEVEMRNGRIVGADVPGVTDLSKDFFRRVAIGYELSSGVDKLCEKVRARYWTSSTDSLIACLKIIGQRYEEGLKRLACGDPRSASPCDPQSTTRVRELRSALRPQLARQA; this comes from the coding sequence ATGGCCATTGAAGAACCTACCATTCTGCTAACCGGATATGCGCCAGCACCCAAGGGAACCGTAATGCAGGAGAAGCAGCGCCTGTTCGGCGTGGTGCTGGAGGTCGAAATGCGCAACGGCCGGATCGTCGGCGCGGACGTTCCGGGCGTGACCGACCTATCGAAGGATTTTTTCAGGCGTGTCGCCATCGGTTACGAACTCTCCAGTGGTGTCGACAAGCTTTGCGAGAAGGTGCGCGCGCGCTATTGGACATCGTCTACCGATTCCCTGATCGCCTGCTTGAAGATCATCGGTCAGCGTTACGAAGAAGGGCTCAAGCGCCTGGCTTGCGGAGACCCGCGAAGCGCTTCCCCGTGCGACCCCCAATCGACTACGCGCGTAAGAGAATTACGCTCCGCGTTGCGGCCCCAACTGGCGCGGCAAGCTTGA
- a CDS encoding MmgE/PrpD family protein — protein MARDVAEDLAEFASGVADLPVQAQASALNDLIDTLACAAAGLGSGGVGEIRGIVSDWSGKPEARLWFGAEAAPAPWAALYNGLVSHAVEFDDTHDDAILHAGITVIPAVAAAAERRGNVAGSELIAGIAVGVDVACRLALATNRGPGETGWLLTPLCGTFGAAAGAARTLGLDAEQTLNALGLAYAQAAGNGQATIDGALAKRLQAGLAAKAGTLAAIMAAAGITGARQVFDGKRGFYAVYQAGDYDRSKITDGLGEQFEIKKLSFKPHPCCRWTHAALEAALAARAENVPPASLESIHVSVNRQAYNSTGDPIAVKRKPRNVVDAQFSIPFAVAAALVDGQVGLEHFTEAAIARADLLEVAAKVSVDIGDDWSCNQTRSVSPARLTLLTADGREITRTVDRPSGGPGDPNIDRILRDKFVRCCGITGLREELAAARLEALTAIGSADNAVTVLRNVTGAVAPA, from the coding sequence ATGGCGCGGGATGTTGCCGAAGACCTCGCTGAGTTTGCGTCCGGCGTTGCGGACCTTCCGGTTCAGGCGCAAGCGTCAGCCTTAAATGATCTCATCGATACGCTGGCCTGCGCCGCGGCGGGGCTAGGCTCCGGCGGCGTCGGAGAAATCCGCGGCATAGTATCGGATTGGTCGGGCAAGCCGGAGGCGCGACTGTGGTTCGGCGCCGAGGCGGCCCCCGCCCCCTGGGCGGCGCTCTATAACGGGCTCGTATCCCACGCCGTCGAGTTCGACGACACACATGACGACGCGATCCTTCATGCGGGCATCACCGTCATTCCGGCAGTGGCAGCCGCCGCCGAAAGGCGCGGCAACGTCGCGGGTTCGGAACTGATCGCAGGCATTGCCGTCGGGGTCGATGTCGCCTGCCGGCTGGCGCTCGCCACAAACCGCGGTCCGGGTGAAACCGGCTGGCTCCTTACCCCCCTGTGCGGAACCTTCGGGGCCGCGGCAGGCGCGGCCCGCACGCTCGGTCTCGATGCGGAGCAGACGCTCAACGCGCTCGGCTTGGCCTATGCTCAGGCGGCGGGTAACGGCCAGGCGACGATTGACGGCGCGCTTGCCAAACGCCTGCAGGCGGGGCTCGCCGCAAAGGCGGGCACGCTTGCTGCGATCATGGCCGCCGCCGGCATAACAGGAGCGCGGCAGGTGTTCGACGGTAAGCGCGGGTTCTATGCGGTCTATCAGGCGGGAGACTACGACCGCTCGAAAATTACTGACGGTCTCGGAGAGCAGTTCGAGATCAAGAAGCTGAGCTTCAAGCCCCATCCGTGTTGCCGATGGACACACGCCGCATTGGAAGCCGCGCTCGCAGCGCGTGCCGAAAACGTACCTCCCGCCAGCCTTGAATCGATCCATGTCTCGGTGAACCGACAAGCCTACAACAGCACCGGAGATCCGATCGCGGTGAAACGGAAGCCGCGCAACGTTGTGGATGCGCAATTCTCCATTCCGTTCGCAGTCGCGGCCGCGCTGGTCGACGGGCAAGTGGGTCTGGAGCATTTCACGGAAGCCGCCATCGCGCGCGCTGACCTGTTGGAAGTGGCGGCCAAGGTATCGGTCGATATCGGCGACGACTGGTCCTGCAATCAGACCCGCTCGGTTTCACCCGCGAGGTTGACGCTGCTGACCGCGGACGGCCGCGAAATCACCAGGACGGTTGACCGTCCGAGCGGCGGGCCCGGCGATCCGAACATCGATCGCATCCTGCGCGACAAATTCGTTCGGTGCTGCGGCATCACCGGGCTCCGAGAGGAGCTGGCGGCCGCCAGGCTGGAAGCGCTCACCGCCATCGGTAGCGCCGACAATGCCGTGACCGTACTCCGGAACGTCACCGGCGCCGTTGCTCCGGCTTGA
- a CDS encoding branched-chain amino acid ABC transporter ATP-binding protein/permease: MDYLFLVLTLICVYALLATSLNLIKGYGGLFSVAHAVFFGIGAYAFTIARIEYGVPFPLALVIAFAMAAAASLVLSIPSLRVSGEYLLLATFAVQILGTSLFLNLDITGGPAGIRDIPHADLFGYVFQTNGQVFIITLAVSALCWCMMYETARSPFGRVMKAIREDEIGIAALGKDTLWFKIAVFFIGCGFAGVAGGLFATVITFINPDSFVIYVSFTVVIMVLLGGLANPFGGIAGAAVLITLEETLRVIMPTAVGAHLAMVLFGLILVGVIMRRPQGLLPEHATSNLVADGRGLEGRGQRQAIKLKNVDPQASAALIHGPLLRIENVTKSYGGLVAVRGTNISVDAGDIIGIVGPNGAGKTTLFDLIGGNIRPDTGTIVYRGQDFSKHKPYRIAQAGIGRLFQHVRPFSNMTALDNVLVSFPRSLRESPWFAWLPIDRSGEAERRDKALELLQYMGLEGHANEKVGELSFGQQKLVGFARLLAQGASVWLLDEPAAGIDPQMRQDIRRTILRVRQDLGVTMLIVEHNMDFLEGLVDRVVFMAEGTVVKVASFDDIMADRELNRLYLGV; the protein is encoded by the coding sequence ATGGACTATCTGTTTCTAGTGCTCACGCTCATCTGCGTTTACGCGCTACTGGCTACGTCGTTGAACCTTATCAAGGGCTATGGAGGGCTCTTCTCTGTAGCCCACGCGGTCTTCTTCGGGATCGGCGCCTACGCGTTCACGATTGCACGCATTGAGTATGGCGTACCGTTTCCACTCGCTCTCGTCATTGCTTTTGCCATGGCTGCCGCCGCAAGCCTTGTGCTGTCAATCCCATCGCTGCGAGTGTCCGGAGAATATCTTCTCCTCGCCACATTCGCGGTCCAGATTCTCGGCACGTCGCTGTTCCTCAATCTCGATATCACTGGGGGACCCGCTGGCATACGCGATATCCCGCATGCGGACCTTTTCGGCTACGTGTTTCAGACGAACGGCCAAGTGTTCATTATTACACTGGCCGTTTCGGCTCTATGCTGGTGCATGATGTACGAGACGGCACGATCCCCGTTCGGCCGGGTCATGAAAGCCATCCGCGAAGACGAGATTGGAATAGCGGCGCTCGGCAAAGACACGCTCTGGTTCAAGATAGCGGTCTTCTTCATCGGATGTGGATTTGCCGGTGTGGCGGGCGGGCTGTTCGCCACCGTAATCACTTTCATCAATCCCGACAGCTTTGTCATCTACGTCTCATTCACAGTCGTAATAATGGTGTTGCTCGGCGGGCTTGCAAATCCGTTCGGGGGGATTGCCGGGGCGGCGGTTCTGATCACGCTGGAGGAAACGCTCCGCGTCATCATGCCGACAGCGGTCGGAGCGCACCTCGCCATGGTGCTGTTCGGTCTGATACTCGTTGGCGTCATCATGCGTAGGCCGCAAGGCCTGCTACCGGAACACGCAACGAGCAATCTCGTAGCCGACGGTCGGGGACTCGAAGGGCGGGGGCAGCGCCAGGCGATAAAGCTGAAAAATGTCGACCCACAAGCGTCCGCCGCACTCATACACGGGCCGTTGCTGAGGATCGAAAACGTAACCAAGTCATATGGCGGGCTTGTTGCGGTCCGCGGTACGAATATCTCGGTAGACGCCGGTGACATCATCGGCATTGTCGGCCCCAACGGCGCGGGCAAGACGACGCTGTTCGACCTCATAGGCGGCAACATCAGGCCGGATACTGGTACGATAGTCTATCGCGGACAAGACTTCTCGAAGCATAAACCCTACCGGATCGCGCAAGCCGGAATTGGACGTCTCTTTCAGCATGTGCGCCCCTTCAGCAACATGACCGCGCTCGACAACGTGCTCGTATCGTTTCCGCGATCACTGCGCGAAAGCCCTTGGTTCGCCTGGCTACCCATAGACCGATCAGGCGAGGCGGAGCGCCGCGACAAGGCACTGGAACTCCTGCAGTATATGGGCCTAGAGGGCCATGCGAACGAAAAGGTCGGCGAGCTGAGTTTCGGCCAGCAGAAGCTGGTCGGTTTCGCAAGGCTGTTGGCGCAGGGCGCTTCCGTCTGGCTGCTCGATGAGCCCGCCGCAGGCATCGACCCGCAGATGCGCCAAGATATCCGCCGCACGATCCTTCGCGTGCGCCAGGATCTCGGGGTCACCATGCTGATCGTCGAACACAATATGGATTTTCTCGAAGGGCTGGTCGATCGTGTGGTTTTCATGGCCGAGGGCACTGTCGTGAA